In Streptomyces capitiformicae, one genomic interval encodes:
- a CDS encoding glycine--tRNA ligase, translating to MAADKIDTIVSLSKRRGFVFPCSEIYGGQRAAWDYGPLGVELKENIKRQWWRYMVTSREDVVGIDSSVILASEVWVASGHVATFSDPLTECTSCHKRYRADHLEEAYEEKKGHAPANGLADINCPNCGNKGQFTEPKQFSGLLSTHLGPTQDTGSVAYLRPETAQGIFTNFAQVQTASRKKPPFGIAQMGKSFRNEITPGNFIFRTREFEQMEMEFFVKPGEDEKWQEYWMQERWNWYTGLGLRAENMRWYEHPQEKLSHYSKRTADIEYRFQFGGSEWGELEGVANRTDYDLTAHSKASGQDLFYFDQEAGDRYTPYVIEPAAGVGRTMLAFLLDAYTEDEAPNAKGKLEKRTVLRLDHRLAPVKVAVLPLSRNAELSPKAKGLAQALRQHWNIEFDDAGAIGRRYRRQDEIGTPYCVTVDFDTLDDNAVTVRERDSMKQERVSLDQIESYLAGRLVGA from the coding sequence GTGGCCGCCGACAAGATCGACACCATCGTCAGCCTGAGCAAGCGCCGTGGCTTCGTATTCCCGTGCAGCGAGATCTACGGCGGTCAGCGTGCCGCCTGGGACTACGGACCGCTGGGTGTCGAGCTCAAGGAGAACATCAAGCGCCAGTGGTGGCGCTACATGGTGACGTCGCGCGAGGACGTCGTCGGTATCGACTCGTCCGTCATCCTGGCCTCCGAGGTCTGGGTCGCTTCCGGCCACGTCGCCACCTTCTCCGACCCGCTCACCGAGTGCACCTCCTGCCACAAGCGCTACCGCGCGGACCACCTGGAGGAGGCGTACGAGGAGAAGAAGGGGCACGCCCCGGCGAACGGCCTCGCCGACATCAACTGCCCCAACTGCGGCAACAAGGGCCAGTTCACCGAGCCCAAGCAGTTCTCCGGTCTGCTCTCCACCCACCTCGGCCCCACCCAGGACACCGGCTCCGTCGCCTACCTGCGCCCCGAGACCGCCCAGGGCATCTTCACCAACTTCGCCCAGGTGCAGACCGCCTCGCGCAAGAAGCCCCCGTTCGGCATCGCCCAGATGGGCAAGTCCTTCCGCAACGAGATCACGCCCGGCAACTTCATCTTCCGCACCCGCGAGTTCGAGCAGATGGAGATGGAGTTCTTCGTCAAGCCGGGCGAGGACGAGAAGTGGCAGGAGTACTGGATGCAGGAGCGGTGGAACTGGTACACCGGCCTGGGTCTGCGCGCCGAGAACATGCGCTGGTACGAGCACCCGCAGGAGAAGCTCTCCCACTACTCCAAGCGCACCGCCGACATCGAGTACCGCTTCCAGTTCGGCGGCAGCGAGTGGGGCGAGCTTGAGGGCGTCGCCAACCGCACCGACTACGACCTCACCGCGCACTCCAAGGCCTCCGGCCAGGACCTCTTCTACTTCGACCAGGAGGCCGGCGACCGTTACACCCCGTACGTCATCGAGCCCGCCGCCGGTGTCGGCCGCACCATGCTGGCGTTCCTCCTCGACGCGTACACCGAGGACGAGGCCCCCAACGCCAAGGGCAAGCTGGAGAAGCGGACGGTGCTGCGCCTCGACCACCGCCTCGCCCCGGTGAAGGTGGCCGTGCTGCCGCTGTCCCGCAACGCCGAGCTGTCCCCGAAGGCGAAGGGGCTCGCCCAGGCGCTGCGCCAGCACTGGAACATCGAGTTCGACGACGCGGGCGCCATCGGGCGCCGTTACCGCCGCCAGGACGAGATCGGTACGCCGTACTGCGTGACCGTGGACTTCGACACGCTGGACGACAACGCGGTGACGGTTCGTGAGCGGGACTCGATGAAGCAGGAGCGGGTTTCTTTGGACCAGATCGAGTCGTACCTCGCTGGGCGGCTGGTCGGCGCGTAA
- a CDS encoding TetR family transcriptional regulator, with the protein MAPSTTEPLTAERILVATEEVLRRHGPAKATVVDVARALGVSHGSVYRHFRTKAALREAVTKRWLDRTTQMLHDITRVRSETPPQLLRHWLGALFTAKRHKAGDDPELFATYQVLLGETSAVVEEHIADLVGQLVYILERGIREADFTGVTLATVDTTARAVFHATARFHDPAYAPVWQQPDIEDQFTAVVDLVVRGLRA; encoded by the coding sequence ATGGCACCGTCCACCACAGAGCCCCTGACCGCCGAGCGCATCCTCGTGGCCACCGAGGAGGTGCTGCGCCGCCACGGTCCCGCCAAGGCCACCGTGGTGGACGTGGCCCGCGCGCTCGGTGTCAGCCATGGGAGCGTCTACCGCCACTTCCGTACGAAGGCGGCCCTGCGGGAGGCGGTCACCAAGCGATGGCTGGACCGTACGACGCAGATGCTCCACGACATCACCAGGGTTCGGAGCGAGACGCCTCCGCAACTGCTGCGGCACTGGCTGGGGGCGTTGTTCACCGCCAAGCGGCACAAGGCCGGCGACGACCCCGAGCTGTTCGCGACGTACCAGGTGCTCCTCGGTGAGACCAGCGCGGTCGTCGAGGAACACATCGCCGACCTCGTGGGTCAGCTCGTGTACATCCTCGAACGGGGGATTCGCGAGGCCGACTTCACCGGCGTGACCCTCGCCACCGTCGACACCACCGCCCGAGCCGTCTTCCACGCCACCGCCCGCTTCCACGACCCCGCCTACGCTCCCGTCTGGCAACAGCCGGACATCGAGGACCAGTTCACGGCGGTGGTGGACCTGGTGGTGCGGGGGCTGCGGGCCTGA
- a CDS encoding metal ABC transporter ATP-binding protein, with protein MTEPVISMRGVRAELGSRTVLRGIDLTVHRGEVVALLGANGSGKSTAVRTVIGQVPVTDGEIELFGTPRRRFRDWRRLGYVPQRTTAAGGVPATVTEVVASGRLSRARLGILRRTDHAAIRRALDLVGMADRAKDSVNALSGGQHQRVLIARALASEPELLIMDEPMAGVDLASQEVLAQTLREQVAAGTTVLLVLHELGPLEPLIDRAVVLRDGCVVHDGPPPKAVGQHALPGHDHVHPHAAPGAEPLRTGLLS; from the coding sequence ATGACCGAGCCCGTCATATCGATGCGCGGCGTCCGCGCCGAACTGGGCTCGCGCACGGTCCTGCGCGGCATCGACCTCACCGTTCACCGCGGTGAGGTCGTCGCGCTGCTCGGCGCCAACGGTTCCGGCAAGTCGACCGCCGTACGCACGGTGATCGGCCAGGTGCCGGTGACCGACGGCGAGATCGAACTGTTCGGCACCCCGCGCCGCCGTTTCCGCGACTGGCGGCGGCTGGGCTACGTACCGCAGCGCACGACGGCGGCGGGCGGCGTACCCGCGACGGTGACGGAGGTCGTGGCGTCCGGCCGGCTCTCCCGCGCCCGCCTCGGCATCCTCCGCAGAACCGACCACGCGGCGATCCGGCGGGCCCTCGACCTGGTCGGCATGGCGGACCGCGCCAAGGACTCGGTGAACGCCCTCTCCGGCGGCCAGCACCAGCGCGTCCTCATCGCCCGCGCCCTCGCCTCCGAGCCCGAACTGCTGATCATGGACGAGCCGATGGCGGGCGTCGACCTGGCCAGCCAGGAGGTACTGGCGCAGACGCTGCGCGAGCAGGTCGCGGCCGGTACGACGGTCCTGCTCGTGCTGCACGAACTGGGTCCCCTGGAGCCGCTGATCGACCGCGCGGTCGTCCTCCGCGACGGCTGCGTCGTGCACGACGGCCCGCCCCCGAAGGCCGTCGGTCAGCATGCCCTGCCCGGCCACGACCACGTCCACCCGCACGCGGCGCCGGGCGCCGAGCCCCTCCGCACGGGCCTGTTGAGCTGA
- a CDS encoding VOC family protein, whose translation MTAAALNWKLVIDTQDAQPLADFWAAALGYEVENPGELIAHLLTTGALPEAAVTEHNGHRVFRGYAAVRHPDDPYDPFTGIGQGRRLLFQDVPEPKTVKNRLHIDIHAEEAEEGGRDALVARLETLGATRVEEFDKGPAGHWWLMRDPEGNEFCVA comes from the coding sequence ATGACTGCAGCAGCGCTGAACTGGAAACTGGTCATCGACACCCAGGACGCCCAGCCCCTGGCCGACTTCTGGGCCGCGGCCCTCGGCTACGAGGTGGAAAACCCCGGCGAGCTGATCGCCCACCTCCTCACCACCGGCGCCCTCCCGGAAGCCGCCGTCACCGAACACAACGGCCACCGCGTCTTCCGCGGCTACGCCGCCGTCCGCCACCCCGACGACCCGTACGACCCCTTCACCGGCATCGGCCAGGGCCGCCGCCTCCTCTTCCAGGACGTCCCCGAGCCCAAGACGGTCAAGAACCGCCTCCACATCGACATCCACGCCGAAGAAGCCGAAGAGGGCGGCCGCGACGCCCTGGTCGCCCGCCTGGAAACCCTGGGCGCCACCCGAGTCGAGGAATTCGACAAGGGCCCGGCGGGGCACTGGTGGCTCATGAGGGACCCGGAGGGCAACGAGTTCTGCGTGGCATAG
- a CDS encoding YcxB family protein — protein MAEADGEHVELVYRPTVGEFHEALTASARASSLGRWGRGLLLFSGGASAFVAVASLTFGSTVPATQVLVMAGTAVVGLVVLPWLQAHRLHRRAAERGLHRAVLDPWGVTTTTTRGPERMTRWSEIPRYEETRRTFVLLTTHAYPPTPIPLPKRGTRDVDGLRALLKRRLSS, from the coding sequence TTGGCCGAGGCGGATGGGGAGCACGTCGAGCTGGTGTATCGGCCGACGGTCGGTGAGTTCCACGAGGCACTCACCGCCTCCGCACGCGCCTCGTCCCTCGGCCGCTGGGGACGGGGCCTGCTCCTCTTCTCCGGCGGCGCGAGCGCCTTCGTGGCCGTCGCATCGCTGACGTTCGGCAGTACGGTTCCTGCCACTCAGGTTCTGGTGATGGCGGGTACGGCGGTCGTCGGCCTGGTCGTCCTGCCCTGGCTCCAGGCCCACCGTCTCCATCGACGGGCGGCCGAGCGAGGGCTGCACCGTGCGGTTCTGGACCCGTGGGGCGTCACGACCACGACAACCAGGGGCCCCGAAAGAATGACCCGCTGGTCAGAGATCCCGCGCTACGAGGAGACACGAAGGACCTTCGTACTCCTCACCACGCACGCATACCCGCCGACGCCGATCCCGCTGCCGAAGCGAGGCACAAGGGATGTGGACGGCCTCCGAGCACTTCTCAAACGAAGGCTGAGCTCTTAG
- a CDS encoding DUF4394 domain-containing protein — MRKQAVIGVLTMAVAIGTVGVVGSGALGGSTASAGSSQPQEGTAGSGAEGSSGIEAKGGVGGAAAPTGLKAIGLTADQRLVAFRVDKPGAAVPLGRVAGLKGDTKLVGIDYRVQNNKLYGVGDKGGIYTLREVGAKATKVSQLTVALRGTSYGVDFNPAANRLRVISDIGQNLRHNLDDPQGAPAAGTTAVDGTLTNPPVPPATTGTSAQGVTGAAYTNNDLDATTATTLFDLDTAQDQISIQSPANAGNLAPTGKLGANAPLNSGFDIYSSSRSGTNAGYAVTGSRVFSVNLLTGKASVTGSFAKGRQVVDLAIPLRQG; from the coding sequence ATGCGCAAGCAAGCAGTCATCGGCGTACTCACCATGGCGGTGGCGATCGGAACGGTCGGCGTGGTCGGATCGGGCGCGCTGGGCGGATCAACGGCGTCGGCGGGCTCCTCGCAGCCGCAGGAGGGGACGGCGGGGTCAGGCGCCGAGGGCTCCTCGGGCATCGAGGCCAAGGGCGGTGTCGGTGGCGCGGCCGCCCCGACCGGTCTGAAGGCCATCGGCCTCACCGCCGACCAGCGGCTCGTCGCCTTCCGCGTCGACAAGCCCGGCGCCGCGGTCCCGCTCGGCAGGGTCGCAGGCCTCAAAGGCGACACCAAGCTCGTCGGCATTGACTACCGCGTCCAGAACAACAAGCTCTACGGCGTCGGCGACAAGGGCGGCATCTACACCCTCCGCGAGGTGGGAGCCAAGGCCACCAAGGTCTCCCAGCTCACGGTCGCCCTCCGGGGCACGTCGTACGGCGTCGACTTCAACCCCGCGGCCAACCGGCTCCGGGTGATCAGCGACATCGGCCAGAACCTCCGCCACAACCTCGACGACCCCCAGGGCGCCCCGGCCGCCGGCACAACGGCCGTCGACGGCACCCTCACCAACCCGCCGGTCCCGCCCGCCACCACCGGCACCAGCGCCCAGGGCGTCACCGGCGCGGCGTACACCAACAACGACCTCGACGCCACGACGGCGACCACCCTCTTCGACCTCGACACCGCCCAGGACCAGATATCGATCCAGTCCCCGGCCAACGCGGGCAACCTGGCCCCCACGGGGAAGCTGGGCGCCAACGCGCCGCTCAACTCCGGCTTCGACATCTACAGCTCCAGCCGGAGCGGGACGAACGCCGGGTACGCGGTCACCGGCTCGCGGGTGTTCAGCGTCAACCTGCTGACGGGGAAGGCGAGCGTGACGGGGAGCTTCGCGAAGGGGCGGCAGGTGGTGGATCTGGCGATTCCGTTGCGACAGGGATGA
- a CDS encoding aldo/keto reductase, with protein sequence MTMRTRTLGTTGPQVSTLGLGCMGMSALYGEADRAESIATIHAALESGVTLLDTGDFYGMGHNELLIGEALRAAPAARREQALTSVKFGALRGADGSWLGYDGRPAAVKNFVAYSLQRLGVDHIDVYRIARVDPDIPIEETVGAIAELVEQGYVRHIGLSEVGAETIRRAAATAPIVDLQIEYSLISRGIEAEILPVTRELGIGITAYGVLSRGLISGHFTSDRQLGAGDFRAFSPRFQGENLRHNLGLVEQLRKIAEQKGATVAQIAIAWVLARGEDIVPLVGARSRDRLAEALGALEVTLDAADLAAIEEAVPADAAAGDRYPAAQMAHLDSER encoded by the coding sequence ATGACGATGCGAACCCGAACCCTCGGAACCACCGGCCCCCAGGTCTCGACGCTCGGCCTCGGCTGCATGGGCATGTCCGCGCTGTACGGCGAAGCCGACCGGGCCGAGTCCATCGCCACGATCCACGCGGCACTCGAATCCGGCGTCACCCTGCTCGACACGGGCGACTTCTACGGCATGGGCCACAACGAACTGCTGATCGGCGAGGCCCTGCGTGCCGCGCCCGCCGCGCGTCGGGAGCAGGCGCTGACCAGCGTCAAGTTCGGGGCGCTGCGTGGCGCGGACGGGAGCTGGCTCGGCTACGACGGCCGCCCAGCGGCGGTGAAGAACTTCGTCGCGTACTCGCTCCAGCGCCTCGGCGTGGATCACATCGACGTCTACCGGATCGCGCGGGTCGACCCCGACATACCGATCGAGGAGACGGTCGGCGCGATCGCGGAGCTGGTGGAGCAGGGCTACGTACGGCACATCGGCCTGAGCGAGGTCGGCGCGGAGACGATCCGCCGGGCGGCGGCCACGGCCCCGATCGTGGACCTCCAGATCGAGTACTCCCTCATCTCGCGCGGCATCGAGGCCGAGATCCTGCCGGTCACCCGCGAGCTGGGCATCGGCATCACGGCGTACGGAGTCCTCTCCCGCGGCCTGATCTCCGGCCACTTCACCAGCGACCGGCAACTGGGGGCGGGCGACTTCCGGGCGTTCTCGCCGCGCTTCCAGGGGGAGAACCTCCGGCACAACCTCGGCCTGGTCGAACAGTTGCGGAAGATCGCCGAGCAGAAGGGGGCGACGGTCGCGCAGATCGCGATCGCCTGGGTGCTGGCCCGTGGCGAGGACATCGTGCCGCTCGTGGGCGCCCGCAGCCGGGACCGCCTGGCGGAGGCGCTGGGCGCGCTGGAGGTGACCCTGGACGCGGCCGACCTGGCGGCGATCGAGGAGGCCGTCCCGGCCGACGCGGCGGCGGGCGACCGCTACCCGGCGGCCCAGATGGCACACCTCGACAGCGAACGCTGA
- a CDS encoding SRPBCC family protein translates to MAAGLTKDAGWKIGVSRTLPRSPSAVWEFISGPRGLELWLGAGARLTPERGAPYTTDSGVGGEVRGYRPGDRIRVTYGATTVQVAVSAAAGDRAVLRFHQERMASAEERERQRAHWRWVMDRVAEALDEPA, encoded by the coding sequence ATGGCTGCCGGACTCACCAAGGACGCCGGATGGAAGATCGGCGTCTCCCGCACGCTGCCCCGATCTCCCTCCGCCGTGTGGGAGTTCATCAGCGGGCCGCGCGGCCTTGAACTGTGGCTCGGGGCCGGGGCCCGGCTCACCCCCGAGCGCGGCGCCCCGTACACCACCGACTCGGGTGTCGGCGGTGAGGTGCGCGGTTACCGCCCGGGCGACCGTATCCGCGTCACCTACGGCGCTACGACCGTCCAGGTCGCCGTCTCGGCCGCGGCCGGCGACAGGGCCGTACTCCGCTTCCACCAGGAACGGATGGCGAGCGCCGAGGAGCGTGAGCGGCAACGGGCGCACTGGCGGTGGGTGATGGACCGGGTCGCCGAGGCGCTCGACGAACCGGCCTGA
- a CDS encoding metal ABC transporter permease translates to MEILDYAFMQRALLAAVLVGITAPAIGIYLVQRRQALMGDGIGHVAMTGVGLGFMLSWSPVWMATLVSVAGAVLMELIRWYGRTRGDIALAMLFYGGMAGGVMLINLAPGGTNANLMSFLFGSLSTVSQEDITAICVLAAFVIVMTLALRRQLFAVSQDEEFARVTGLPVRALNLLTAVTAAVTVTVAMRVVGLLLVSALMVVPVAAAQQLSRSFAATFAIAVAIGVSVTVGGTVTSYHQDVPPGATIVLLAIAAFMVLTALATPLARRRARALELAAGDPAECAIPGAGAKAADERIPASRGSSDGLGV, encoded by the coding sequence ATGGAAATCCTCGACTACGCCTTCATGCAGCGGGCCCTGCTCGCCGCCGTCCTCGTCGGCATCACCGCCCCCGCGATCGGCATCTACCTCGTCCAGCGCCGCCAGGCCCTCATGGGCGACGGCATCGGCCATGTCGCGATGACCGGCGTCGGCCTCGGCTTCATGCTCTCCTGGTCGCCGGTGTGGATGGCCACGCTCGTGTCCGTGGCCGGCGCGGTCCTGATGGAGCTGATCCGCTGGTACGGCAGGACACGCGGCGACATCGCGCTGGCCATGCTCTTCTACGGCGGTATGGCGGGCGGTGTGATGCTCATCAACCTCGCGCCCGGCGGCACCAACGCCAACCTGATGTCCTTCCTCTTCGGCTCGCTGTCGACCGTGTCACAGGAGGACATCACCGCGATCTGCGTCCTCGCCGCGTTCGTGATCGTGATGACGCTGGCGCTGCGGCGGCAGCTGTTCGCGGTCAGTCAGGACGAGGAGTTCGCGCGGGTCACCGGGCTGCCGGTCCGTGCGCTCAACCTGCTGACGGCGGTCACGGCGGCCGTGACCGTGACGGTCGCCATGCGCGTCGTCGGACTGCTGCTGGTCTCCGCGCTGATGGTCGTGCCGGTCGCGGCCGCGCAGCAGCTCAGCCGCAGTTTCGCGGCGACCTTCGCGATCGCCGTGGCCATCGGGGTGTCCGTGACGGTCGGCGGCACGGTCACCTCGTACCACCAGGACGTGCCGCCCGGCGCGACGATCGTGCTGCTCGCCATCGCCGCCTTCATGGTGCTGACCGCGCTGGCGACGCCGCTGGCCAGGAGGCGTGCGCGGGCCCTGGAGCTCGCCGCGGGCGACCCTGCCGAGTGCGCGATTCCGGGGGCCGGCGCGAAGGCGGCGGACGAGAGGATTCCGGCCAGCCGGGGTTCCTCGGACGGGCTCGGCGTCTGA
- a CDS encoding endonuclease/exonuclease/phosphatase family protein, giving the protein MTVRIATFNAENLFRRPRAFGLDDEELSRRILEDFATLVSLLDRDPYTAADKRKIAALLEEHAYNSTRTRPRAILVNEPRGGAKLHTTSKDESGRTVVKVIAGGRSSWAGWAELVRDDLNRPAVENTARVIAEVDADILLTVEVEDRLTLDRFNTQVLNTEILGTASGARPYPYNLLIDGNDSRGIDVGILSRFPIRSVRSHIFDGTEKGGEPVFSRDCPEFEIELPGGDSLWILGNHFKSQGFGSAKQNDEKRLNQARQVRKIYREALRRSPHVVVAGDLNDSLDSPPIMALRRAGLREAMTHKSYQGTPGTHGTGNLPDQKLDYLMFSPTLWPKVQNVNVERRGGWAPNTFDSFETVTSKITRASDHAALFADLDL; this is encoded by the coding sequence ATGACCGTCCGTATCGCCACCTTCAACGCCGAGAACCTCTTCCGGCGCCCCAGGGCCTTCGGGCTCGACGACGAAGAGCTGAGCAGGAGGATCCTGGAGGACTTCGCCACCCTGGTCTCCCTCCTCGACCGCGATCCCTACACGGCCGCGGACAAGCGGAAGATCGCCGCACTGCTGGAGGAGCACGCCTACAACAGCACCCGGACCCGCCCTCGCGCGATCCTCGTCAACGAGCCCCGCGGCGGCGCCAAGCTCCACACGACGAGCAAGGACGAGAGCGGCCGGACCGTCGTCAAGGTCATCGCGGGCGGCCGTTCCTCGTGGGCCGGCTGGGCCGAACTCGTCCGGGACGACCTCAACCGGCCCGCCGTGGAGAACACCGCGCGGGTGATCGCCGAGGTCGACGCCGACATACTGCTCACGGTGGAGGTGGAGGACCGTCTCACGCTGGACCGCTTCAACACCCAGGTCCTCAACACGGAGATACTGGGCACCGCGTCGGGCGCCCGACCGTACCCGTACAACCTGCTGATCGACGGCAACGACAGCCGCGGCATCGATGTGGGCATCCTCAGCCGCTTCCCCATACGGTCCGTGCGCTCGCACATATTCGACGGGACCGAGAAGGGCGGCGAGCCGGTCTTCAGCCGGGACTGCCCCGAGTTCGAGATAGAGCTGCCGGGCGGCGACTCGCTGTGGATACTCGGCAACCACTTCAAGAGCCAGGGCTTCGGCTCGGCCAAGCAGAACGACGAGAAGCGCCTGAACCAGGCCAGGCAGGTCAGGAAGATCTACCGGGAAGCACTCCGCCGCTCGCCCCACGTCGTGGTCGCCGGAGACCTCAACGACTCCCTCGACAGCCCACCCATCATGGCCCTGCGCCGCGCCGGCCTACGCGAAGCCATGACCCACAAGAGCTACCAGGGCACCCCGGGCACCCACGGCACAGGCAACCTCCCCGACCAGAAGCTCGACTACCTCATGTTCTCCCCGACCCTGTGGCCCAAGGTCCAGAATGTGAACGTCGAACGCCGCGGAGGCTGGGCCCCCAACACCTTCGACTCCTTCGAAACGGTGACATCGAAGATCACCAGGGCATCGGACCACGCGGCCCTGTTCGCCGACCTGGACCTGTAA
- a CDS encoding metal ABC transporter solute-binding protein, Zn/Mn family yields MNVVSRRLLIPAAATAAAALSLTTLSACSSAGAGAGNTDKFDVVASFYPMAFLAEQIGGDHVNVTSLTEPGQEPHDLEISAKQTAQLQESDAVLYVKELQPAVDEAVAQSEVKTKIDAAALTKLEDHGDLEDSHEHEGEEGHSEEPAEEHSEEHSEEPAEEEEHTLDPHIWLDPVKYAEVAEGVAKAFEKADPDNAADYKKNAEALVKKLDDLNTQFTDGLKNTRTKVFFTNHAAFGYLAERYGLTMEAISGLDPESEPSPARIKELQEEAKADGVTTVFYETLVSDKTAKTLADDAGLKTDVLDPIEGITEKSRGDDYFAVQEANLKALQTALGAK; encoded by the coding sequence ATGAACGTAGTAAGTCGACGACTTCTGATACCCGCGGCGGCGACCGCGGCCGCCGCCCTCAGCCTCACCACTCTCTCCGCCTGCTCCAGCGCCGGCGCCGGCGCCGGCAACACGGACAAGTTCGACGTCGTCGCGTCGTTCTACCCGATGGCCTTCCTCGCCGAGCAGATCGGCGGGGACCACGTGAACGTCACCAGCCTCACCGAGCCCGGCCAGGAGCCGCACGACCTGGAGATCAGCGCCAAGCAGACCGCGCAGCTCCAGGAGTCGGACGCGGTGCTCTATGTCAAGGAACTGCAGCCGGCCGTCGACGAGGCCGTCGCGCAGTCGGAGGTCAAGACCAAGATCGACGCGGCCGCGCTGACCAAGCTGGAGGACCACGGCGACCTCGAGGACAGCCACGAGCACGAGGGCGAGGAGGGCCACTCCGAGGAGCCCGCCGAGGAGCACTCCGAGGAGCACTCCGAGGAGCCCGCCGAGGAGGAAGAGCACACCCTCGACCCGCACATCTGGCTCGACCCGGTGAAGTACGCCGAAGTCGCCGAGGGCGTCGCCAAGGCCTTCGAGAAGGCCGACCCGGACAACGCGGCCGACTACAAGAAGAACGCCGAGGCCCTGGTCAAGAAGCTCGACGACCTCAACACCCAGTTCACGGACGGCCTGAAGAACACCAGGACGAAGGTCTTCTTCACCAACCACGCCGCCTTCGGCTACCTCGCCGAGCGCTACGGCCTGACCATGGAGGCCATCTCCGGCCTCGACCCGGAGAGCGAGCCCAGCCCGGCCCGGATCAAGGAACTCCAGGAAGAGGCCAAGGCCGACGGCGTCACCACGGTCTTCTACGAGACACTGGTGTCCGACAAGACCGCGAAGACCCTCGCCGACGACGCGGGCCTCAAGACAGACGTCCTCGACCCGATCGAGGGCATCACCGAGAAGTCCCGGGGCGACGACTACTTCGCGGTCCAGGAAGCCAATCTCAAGGCGCTGCAGACGGCCCTGGGAGCCAAGTGA
- a CDS encoding CGNR zinc finger domain-containing protein: protein MSGIQLRSYSGNVFRFDPGALCLELLVTGGPGALARFEVLHTPADLVRWVEECRLTPTPASLEFTDDDVTYARRLRDALTRTVVTHVHGSGLPELDVAAADSADRQAINDAAARPSLVPALRADGSRGWAPGAATGTQLLSTVARDAVDLLTGPYAERIRMCAGERCYLLYVDTSRPGRRRWCSMEHCGNRNKVRAHRARHSEEEPTRHTS from the coding sequence GTGTCGGGCATCCAGCTGCGGTCCTACTCCGGCAACGTCTTCCGGTTCGACCCGGGCGCACTCTGCCTGGAACTGCTCGTCACCGGCGGTCCCGGTGCCCTGGCTCGCTTCGAGGTGCTGCACACCCCCGCTGACCTGGTCCGCTGGGTCGAGGAGTGCCGGCTCACCCCCACCCCCGCGTCACTCGAGTTCACGGACGACGACGTCACGTACGCCCGCCGGCTGCGCGACGCGCTGACCCGTACGGTCGTCACGCACGTCCACGGCAGCGGGCTCCCCGAGCTGGACGTGGCCGCGGCGGACTCCGCCGACCGCCAGGCCATCAACGACGCCGCCGCCCGGCCCTCGCTCGTCCCCGCCCTCCGGGCGGACGGCAGCCGGGGCTGGGCCCCCGGGGCCGCCACCGGGACCCAACTGCTCTCCACCGTGGCCCGCGACGCCGTCGACCTGCTCACCGGGCCGTACGCGGAACGGATCCGGATGTGCGCCGGCGAGCGCTGCTATCTCCTCTACGTCGACACCTCCCGGCCCGGCCGCCGCCGCTGGTGCTCGATGGAGCACTGCGGCAACCGCAACAAGGTCCGCGCCCACCGCGCGCGCCACTCCGAGGAAGAGCCCACCAGGCATACGAGTTGA
- a CDS encoding Fur family transcriptional regulator, translated as MTTAGPVRGRSTRQRAAVAAALDEVDEFRSAQELHDMLKHRGDSVGLTTVYRTLQSLADAGEVDVLRTSDGESVYRRCSTGEHHHHLVCRVCGKAVEVEGPAVEKWADAIASEHGYVNVAHTVEIFGTCAECAGASAE; from the coding sequence GTGACGACCGCTGGACCTGTACGAGGTCGTTCCACCCGGCAGCGGGCAGCCGTGGCCGCGGCACTCGACGAGGTCGACGAGTTCCGCAGTGCGCAGGAGCTCCACGACATGCTGAAGCACCGCGGTGACTCTGTGGGGCTCACCACCGTGTACCGGACGTTGCAGTCCCTGGCGGACGCGGGTGAGGTCGATGTGCTGCGGACCTCGGACGGGGAGTCCGTGTATCGGCGGTGCTCCACCGGGGAGCATCACCATCATCTGGTGTGCCGGGTGTGTGGGAAGGCCGTTGAGGTGGAGGGGCCGGCGGTCGAGAAGTGGGCCGATGCGATTGCTTCTGAGCACGGGTATGTCAATGTGGCCCACACGGTGGAGATCTTCGGCACGTGTGCGGAGTGCGCGGGGGCGTCTGCCGAGTAG